A stretch of Pempheris klunzingeri isolate RE-2024b chromosome 19, fPemKlu1.hap1, whole genome shotgun sequence DNA encodes these proteins:
- the slc45a2 gene encoding membrane-associated transporter protein has translation MTLLSEDQSVRPQPCRLPEPGKHISTSLHGYSTDYTGSKEDYMDSVDSAVFGAVEPPRRSRGRLILHGMVMFGREFCYAVEAAFVTPVLLSVGLPRSLYSLVWLISPILGFLLQPIIGSASDYCRSSWGRRRPYILALGILMLLGITLFLNGDAVISALVSDRSLRSIWAIVVVMFGVVLFDFAADFIDGPIKAYLFDVCSHQDKERGLHYHALLTGLGGACGYLVGAMDWGHSVIGQLLGSEYQVIYFFSALTWGIFLTMHLFSIPEQPLGKDLSDPSPPSALRLLGSHSNGYGALTKEPVTPVVPASIPDLRPRSFSALGEANSVTSSAKQPNKEAQKRMTFRLLMKAIINMPPHYRCLCVSHLLGWAAFLCNMLFFTDFMGQIVYKGNPYADHNSTAYATYERGVEVGCWGLCINAVSSALYSYVQRFLLPYIGLKGLYFMGYFVFGIGTSLIGLFPNIIATLILCSVFGVMSSTLYTIPFNLIAEYQREEEEQLKLRGSNEIQRGTGVDCAALTCMVQLAQIIVGAGLGALVNMAGSVIVVVLSASTMSLFGCIFIALFIRYVE, from the exons ATGACACTTTTATCAGAGGATCAGTCTGTCAGGCCCCAACCCTGCCGGCTCCCGGAGCCTGGCAAACACATCAGCACTTCTTTGCACGGGTACTCAACAGACTACACTGGCTCTAAAGAGGACTACATGGATAGTGTGGACAGTGCTGTGTTTGGGGCCGTGGAGCCGCCTAGGCGCTCGCGTGGCCGCCTTATTCTCCATGGTATGGTCATGTTTGGAAGGGAATTCTGCTACGCCGTGGAGGCAGCATTTGTCACACCAGTGCTTCTCAGTGTGGGCCTGCCCCGCAGCCTGTACAGCTTGGTGTGGCTAATCAGCCCCATCCTCGGCTTCCTGCTCCAGCCCATCATCGGCTCGGCCAGCGACTACTGCCGCTCGTCGTGGGGCCGGCGGAGGCCTTACATCCTGGCCCTGGGCATCCTTATGCTGCTGGGAATCACCTTGTTCCTGAACGGAGATGCCGTCATCTCAG CTCTGGTCAGTGACAGGTCATTAAGGAGTATATGGGCCATAGTGGTGGTGATGTTCGGAGTTGTGCTGTTTGACTTCGCTGCAGACTTCATCGATGGGCCCATTAAGGCCTACCTGTTTGATGTGTGCTCACATCAAGACAAGGAACGAGGCCTGCACTACCACGCTCTGCTCACAG GTCTGGGCGGAGCGTGCGGTTACCTGGTGGGAGCGATGGATTGGGGTCATTCAGTGATTGGCCAGCTGCTGGGCTCTGAGTACCAAGTCATCTACTTCTTCTCAGCATTGACCTGGGGCATCTTCCTCACCATGCACCTCTTTAGTATTCCAGAGCAACCTCTGGGCAAGGACCTATCTGACCCCTCACCTCCCAGTGCCCTCCGCCTGCTGGGCTCCCACAGTAATGGTTACGGTGCACTAACCAAAGAGCCCGTCACTCCTGTAGTCCCTGCATCGATCCCAGACCTCAGACCAAGGTCATTCTCTGCTCTGGGGGAGGCCAACTCAGTGACCTCTAGTGCCAAGCAGCCAAACAAGGAG GCACAGAAGAGGATGACATTCAGGTTGCTGATGAAAGCTATCATCAACATGCCTCCCCACTACCGCTGCCTGTGTGTCAGTCACCTGCTGGGTTGGGCAGCTTTCCTCTGCAATATGCTCTTCTTCACCGATTTTATGGGACAG ATTGTATACAAAGGGAATCCTTATGCAGACCATAACTCCACAGCCTATGCCACATACGAGAGAGGGGTAGAAGTGGGCTGCTGGGGATTGTGTATCAATGCTGTGTCCTCTGCTCTCTACTCCT atgttCAGCGTTTCCTTCTCCCATACATCGGCCTGAAGGGATTATACTTCATGGGCTACTTTGTGTTCGGCATTGGCACCAGCTTGATTGGCCTCTTCCCCAATATCATCGCCACACTCATCCTCTGCAGCGTGTTCGGCGTCATGTCCAGCACGCTCTATACCATACCGTTCAACCTGATTGCAGAGTATCAGCGTGAAGAAGAG GAACAACTGAAGTTGAGAGGAAGCAATGAAATTCAGCGAGGCACCGGGGTGGACTGTGCCGCGCTCACCTGCATGGTCCAGCTGGCTCAAATTATTGTGGGCGCCGGGCTCGGCGCTCTGGTCAACATGGCAGGAAGTGTAATCGTGGTGGTCCTCTCAGCCTCGACCATGTCCCTGTTTGGCTGCATCTTCATCGCCCTCTTCATCAGATATGTTGAATGA
- the rxfp3 gene encoding relaxin-3 receptor 1, with amino-acid sequence MSGEFADSNYEGSAGIIYAANANFSCIFNMTNRSNADYFHLSDSDKTDLVGDGAAVVRIIISVIYSLVCALGLVGNLLVLYLMKSKHVWKKSSINLFVTSLAVTDFQFVLTLPFWAVENALDFTWLFGKAMCKIVSYVTAMNMYASVFFLTAMSVARYWSLASALKGRRRRPHCCSARCITIFIWFAAVSAALPHAVFSTTVTVSNEDLCLVKFPESNGTTQFWLGLYHSQKVLLGFVVPLGIISACYLLLLRFITSKNINTSSAKRRAKVTKSVTIVVLSFFLCWLPNQALTAWGILIKLNVVHFTYEYYTTQVYVFPVSVCLAHSNSCLNPILYCLMRREFRKALKKLFWRMTSPTVRPITATTKQEMNEQGHIPVRVSAPEEPAVVFYPPGAVVYNDRRDLPQNST; translated from the coding sequence ATGTCTGGAGAATTTGCAGACTCTAATTACGAAGGCTCAGCGGGGATCATCTATGCTGCAAACGCCAACTTTAGCTGCATTTTCAACATGACCAACCGCTCCAACGCTGACTACTTCCACCTGTCAGACTCTGACAAGACAGATTTAGTGGGAGACGGCGCCGCAGTTGTGAGGATTATCATCTCTGTCATTTACTCGCTGGTTTGCGCGCTGGGTCTGGTTGGGAACTTGTTGGTCCTGTACCTGATGAAGTCAAAGCATGTGTGGAAGAAATCCTCCATCAACCTTTTCGTAACTAGTTTGGCAGTGACTGACTTCCAGTTCGTCCTGACTCTGCCGTTCTGGGCGGTGGAAAACGCGCTGGACTTCACGTGGCTTTTTGGCAAAGCAATGTGCAAGATAGTTTCCTATGTGACAGCTATGAACATGTATGCCAGcgtttttttcctcactgccaTGAGCGTGGCGCGTTACTGGTCGCTCGCCTCTGCGCTCAAAGGCAGGCGGCGGCGCCCGCACTGCTGCTCCGCGCGGTGCATCACCATTTTCATCTGGTTTGCCGCTGTCTCCGCCGCCCTGCCGCACGCAGTTTTCTCCACAACCGTGACAGTTTCCAATGAGGACTTGTGTCTTGTCAAATTCCCGGAATCCAACGGAACCACGCAGTTCTGGCTGGGACTTTATCACTCTCAGAAAGTGCTGCTGGGCTTCGTGGTGCCGCTGGGCATCATCTCCGCCTGCTATCTGCTCCTTTTGCGCTTCATCACCTCCAAAAACATCAACACGTCCAGCGCCAAACGACGCGCCAAAGTCACCAAGTCTGTCACCATCGTGGTCTTGTCCTTTTTCCTCTGCTGGCTGCCCAACCAGGCGCTCACAGCCTGGGGCATCCTCATCAAACTCAACGTGGTTCATTTCACGTATGAGTACTACACCACGCAGGTGTACGTTTTCCCCGTGTCCGTGTGCCTGGCGCACTCCAACAGCTGCCTGAACCCCATCTTGTACTGCCTGATGAGGCGGGAGTTCAGGAAAGCGCTGAAAAAACTCTTCTGGCGGATGACTTCGCCGACAGTGCGGCCGATCACAGCCACCACAAAGCAGGAGATGAACGAGCAAGGGCACATCCCGGTACGAGTTAGTGCGCCAGAGGAGCCCGCTGTGGTGTTTTATCCCCCGGGGGCTGTAGTGTACAATGACAGGCGAGATCTGCCGCAGAACAGCACCTAG
- the btc gene encoding probetacellulin isoform X1 yields the protein MAKVYRLYVGIVAALALCKYSLAEWNATDESANRTVSHCHHHGNRDNCTADTIDTGQPNGHFSKCPEDLTHYCVHGECRYVKEQKTPSCRCQHGYIGPRCEYVDLDWRIGEKRQIIIACIIAGLVFLILVIIFICICSHRRCRLCWRRGRRREEPRNGTEKLSMMDTSATRTTSTADSTELPHTDAV from the exons ATGGCCAAGGTGTACAGACTCTATGTAGGAATAGTAGCAG ctctggcCTTATGCAAATACTCCCTGGCAGAATGGAATGCCACCGACGAGTCTGCCAATCGCACTGTGTCTCACTgtcatcaccatggcaacagagacAATTGCACAG CAGATACAATAGATACAGGGCAGCCCAATGGCCACTTCTCCAAATGTCCAGAAGATTTGACACACTACTGTGTCCATGGGGAGTGTCGTTACGTTAAAGAACAGAAGACACCGTCTTGTAG GTGTCAGCATGGTTACATTGGTCCCAGGTGTGAATATGTGGACCTGGACTGGCGGATAGGAGAGAAACGACAGATCATAATTGCCTGCATCATCGCAGGGCTTGTCTTCCTCATTCTTGTCATCATATTCATCTGCATTTGTTCACA TCGTAGGTGCAGATTGTGTTGGCGGAGGGGAAGACGGAGGGAAGAACCAAGGAACGGGACAGAGAAGCTCAGCATGATGGACACCAGCGCAACACGCACAACCTCAACGGCAGACTCAACAGAGCTACCACACACCGACGCTGtatga
- the btc gene encoding probetacellulin isoform X2, producing MAKVYRLYVGIVAALALCKYSLAEWNATDESANRTVSHCHHHGNRDNCTDTIDTGQPNGHFSKCPEDLTHYCVHGECRYVKEQKTPSCRCQHGYIGPRCEYVDLDWRIGEKRQIIIACIIAGLVFLILVIIFICICSHRRCRLCWRRGRRREEPRNGTEKLSMMDTSATRTTSTADSTELPHTDAV from the exons ATGGCCAAGGTGTACAGACTCTATGTAGGAATAGTAGCAG ctctggcCTTATGCAAATACTCCCTGGCAGAATGGAATGCCACCGACGAGTCTGCCAATCGCACTGTGTCTCACTgtcatcaccatggcaacagagacAATTGCACAG ATACAATAGATACAGGGCAGCCCAATGGCCACTTCTCCAAATGTCCAGAAGATTTGACACACTACTGTGTCCATGGGGAGTGTCGTTACGTTAAAGAACAGAAGACACCGTCTTGTAG GTGTCAGCATGGTTACATTGGTCCCAGGTGTGAATATGTGGACCTGGACTGGCGGATAGGAGAGAAACGACAGATCATAATTGCCTGCATCATCGCAGGGCTTGTCTTCCTCATTCTTGTCATCATATTCATCTGCATTTGTTCACA TCGTAGGTGCAGATTGTGTTGGCGGAGGGGAAGACGGAGGGAAGAACCAAGGAACGGGACAGAGAAGCTCAGCATGATGGACACCAGCGCAACACGCACAACCTCAACGGCAGACTCAACAGAGCTACCACACACCGACGCTGtatga